From the Vibrio alginolyticus NBRC 15630 = ATCC 17749 genome, one window contains:
- a CDS encoding sensor domain-containing diguanylate cyclase, which produces MKVPKRVGTLLATALFFSALTAAYYYQKYLTLLENNVENTAQEALHQLAYTGREYSNIQDQIETISDLLGHSQSLYEYLRQPNRVNRSILEDMWISVAINQKLYKQIRFLDVSGREKVRINYEIETGAALPAIKLQNKSERDYFQFAKNLDDGEIASWGIGLEREYGELVYPYSPSLRILMPISLNGKREGYLVLNVDIDYLSSRLNYSSVLDFHIELIKSDGFYIDSPKSARLYGHIIPARSQFNFGRMYPNIWRSLNSKDSGYAYNGSNLVAYRTIQFVSSEPLHLVIDLTNEQLLSRAQRDIDDLIQEAFFVLSLVLGFTLPTAALALHYRRHSMESKLARAALDGMTAVMISDVSHRIIMVNQEFENMMGYSTKHAQGWSAHHLILLPEDLEANLSIWKTLKSEHVWEGEIRCRTKFNQVFTAIMRIQANLTKSGKVSYYITSLVDISGQKELEEKLRNLSEKDGLTGLWNRRKFEEQLAQYAGIIERYPDSPPACLALFDIDHFKRINDELGHDEGDKVICSVAETLLEEVRSTDFVSRVGGEEFAVIMPHTTLEEAEIVLNRLRVAVQMRSDRGITVSAGYSDLTSDRTRTYKCADIALYESKSAGRNCVSLCHSYDDIA; this is translated from the coding sequence GTGAAAGTACCTAAGCGAGTCGGCACCTTATTGGCGACAGCACTATTTTTTAGTGCACTCACTGCCGCTTACTACTATCAGAAATATCTGACGTTGTTAGAAAACAATGTTGAGAACACCGCTCAAGAAGCGTTACATCAATTGGCCTATACTGGCCGTGAATACAGCAATATTCAGGATCAAATCGAAACGATCAGTGACCTACTTGGTCACAGCCAAAGTCTGTATGAATATCTGCGCCAACCTAACCGGGTGAACCGTTCCATCTTAGAAGACATGTGGATCTCGGTCGCAATCAATCAAAAGTTGTATAAGCAAATTCGCTTTCTTGATGTTTCTGGTCGAGAAAAAGTGAGGATTAATTATGAGATTGAAACAGGCGCTGCGTTGCCCGCGATCAAATTGCAAAATAAGTCAGAGCGAGATTACTTTCAATTCGCTAAGAACTTAGACGATGGCGAAATCGCTTCGTGGGGGATAGGTTTAGAACGAGAGTATGGCGAGTTAGTCTATCCCTATAGCCCGTCACTGCGTATTTTGATGCCTATTTCGCTTAACGGAAAGCGCGAAGGGTATCTTGTGCTTAATGTTGATATTGACTATTTATCCTCTCGACTCAACTATTCGTCAGTGCTTGATTTCCATATTGAGCTGATTAAGAGTGACGGATTTTACATTGATAGCCCTAAATCAGCTCGTTTGTATGGCCATATAATTCCCGCTCGCTCTCAATTTAATTTTGGCCGGATGTACCCAAACATTTGGCGTAGTTTAAATTCAAAAGATTCGGGCTATGCTTACAATGGTTCGAATTTGGTCGCGTATCGCACCATCCAGTTTGTTTCTAGCGAACCTCTTCATCTGGTTATTGATCTTACCAATGAGCAGTTATTATCCCGAGCTCAGAGGGATATTGATGACTTAATCCAAGAAGCGTTTTTTGTTCTAAGTTTGGTGCTCGGCTTCACTTTGCCGACGGCAGCCCTTGCTCTGCATTATCGGCGTCATAGTATGGAATCGAAGTTGGCTCGAGCTGCTCTTGATGGTATGACTGCGGTGATGATCTCGGATGTTTCACATAGAATCATCATGGTTAATCAAGAGTTTGAAAACATGATGGGTTACTCAACCAAGCATGCCCAAGGTTGGAGTGCACATCATTTAATTCTCTTACCTGAAGATCTCGAAGCAAACCTGAGTATCTGGAAAACACTGAAGAGTGAACACGTATGGGAAGGGGAGATTCGTTGTCGAACTAAGTTTAATCAAGTCTTTACTGCAATAATGCGTATTCAGGCGAATTTAACCAAATCAGGTAAAGTGAGTTATTACATTACGTCGCTGGTGGATATCTCTGGGCAAAAAGAGTTAGAAGAAAAATTACGAAACCTAAGCGAAAAAGATGGCTTGACGGGGTTGTGGAACCGCCGAAAATTTGAAGAGCAATTGGCGCAATATGCGGGGATTATTGAACGCTATCCTGATAGCCCTCCTGCTTGTTTGGCGTTGTTTGATATTGACCACTTTAAACGTATTAATGACGAGCTTGGCCACGACGAAGGAGACAAGGTGATTTGTAGTGTCGCAGAAACCCTCCTAGAAGAAGTCCGCAGCACAGATTTTGTATCTCGTGTCGGTGGTGAGGAATTTGCAGTGATTATGCCGCATACAACACTAGAAGAGGCTGAAATTGTATTGAACAGGCTACGTGTCGCGGTTCAAATGCGTAGTGATAGAGGCATTACTGTCAGTGCTGGGTATAGTGATTTAACCTCTGATCGTACAAGAACGTATAAATGTGCTGATATTGCTTTGTATGAGTCAAAAAGTGCAGGGCGTAACTGCGTATCGCTATGTCATAGTTATGATGATATTGCTTAG
- a CDS encoding GntR family transcriptional regulator, with translation MIRQDILDGELKPGQKLVVAELKEKYNVGASPIREALVQLSWSKYVKLEPQKGCWVAPVCKDELHDLYESLQMVSACLLSKAIMIGDEKWELDVLTAYHKLSRVKPGESFCWREWEERQNQFLTALFEGAGSVNMFGFFRDLLTQIKRYQYFAMQILGTGNPGHCNLDEQEILMKASLDKKSQDALGYLERYLRQSIQCIEAAIDNQCRILASE, from the coding sequence ATGATCCGTCAGGATATTCTCGATGGCGAGCTTAAACCAGGTCAAAAACTCGTGGTTGCCGAACTCAAAGAGAAGTACAACGTAGGAGCGTCACCCATTCGAGAAGCATTGGTGCAATTATCTTGGAGCAAATACGTCAAACTCGAGCCGCAAAAAGGCTGCTGGGTTGCACCTGTATGTAAAGATGAGTTACATGACTTGTACGAAAGCCTGCAAATGGTCTCCGCATGCTTACTCAGTAAGGCAATTATGATTGGCGATGAAAAATGGGAACTGGATGTACTAACTGCTTATCACAAGTTATCCCGAGTAAAACCTGGCGAAAGCTTTTGCTGGAGGGAATGGGAAGAGCGCCAAAATCAGTTTCTTACTGCGCTGTTTGAAGGTGCTGGCTCTGTCAATATGTTTGGGTTTTTCCGCGATCTACTCACGCAAATTAAACGCTACCAATACTTCGCGATGCAGATTTTAGGCACAGGGAACCCTGGGCACTGTAATCTCGATGAGCAAGAAATACTGATGAAGGCATCGCTAGACAAAAAGAGTCAGGATGCTTTAGGTTATCTAGAGCGTTATTTGAGACAATCAATACAGTGTATCGAAGCCGCCATCGACAACCAATGTCGCATACTGGCTAGCGAATAA
- the pykF gene encoding pyruvate kinase PykF has translation MKKTKIVCTIGPKTESVEKLTELVNAGMNVMRLNFSHGDYEEHGTRIANFRKVMEATGKPLAILLDTKGPEIRTIKLEGGNDVDLVAGQEFTFTTDTSVVGNKDKVAVTYAGFAADLNVGNTILVDDGLIEMEVISKTETEVKCKVLNNGALGENKGVNLPGVSVNLPALSEKDKNDLKFGCEQGVDFVAASFIRKASDVQEIREVLAANGGENIHIISKIENQEGVDNFDEILELSDGIMVARGDLGVEIPAEEVIFAQKMMIEKCNRARKMVITATQMLDSMINNPRPTRAEAGDVANAVMDGTDAVMLSGETAKGKYPVEAVTIMAQIANRTDSALKAELGSRLDSPRLRITEAVCKGAVDTAEKLAAPLIVVATEGGKSARSVRKYFPTANILALTTNKKTAAQLVLTKGVTPVVVDSIESTDAFYVAGKELALESGLGNKGDIVVMVSGALVASGTTNTASVHVL, from the coding sequence ATGAAAAAGACCAAAATCGTATGTACGATTGGCCCTAAAACAGAATCTGTAGAGAAGCTAACTGAACTAGTTAACGCAGGCATGAACGTAATGCGCCTTAACTTCTCTCACGGTGACTACGAAGAACACGGCACTCGTATCGCGAACTTCCGTAAAGTAATGGAAGCTACTGGCAAACCACTAGCAATTCTTCTAGATACTAAAGGTCCAGAAATCCGCACTATCAAGCTAGAAGGCGGTAACGATGTTGATCTAGTAGCAGGTCAAGAATTCACTTTCACAACTGACACTTCAGTTGTAGGTAACAAAGATAAAGTTGCAGTAACTTACGCTGGTTTCGCAGCCGACCTAAACGTAGGTAACACTATCCTAGTAGACGACGGTCTAATCGAGATGGAAGTTATCTCTAAGACTGAAACTGAAGTTAAATGTAAAGTTCTTAACAACGGTGCACTAGGCGAAAACAAAGGTGTTAACCTTCCTGGCGTTTCTGTAAACCTACCTGCACTATCTGAAAAAGATAAGAACGACCTTAAGTTTGGTTGTGAGCAAGGCGTTGACTTCGTAGCAGCTTCTTTCATCCGTAAAGCGTCTGACGTTCAAGAAATCCGTGAAGTACTTGCTGCAAACGGCGGCGAGAACATCCACATCATCTCTAAGATCGAAAACCAGGAAGGTGTTGATAACTTCGACGAGATCCTAGAGCTTTCTGACGGCATCATGGTTGCACGTGGTGACCTAGGTGTTGAAATCCCAGCTGAAGAAGTAATCTTCGCTCAGAAAATGATGATCGAGAAGTGTAACCGTGCACGTAAGATGGTTATCACAGCAACTCAAATGCTTGATTCTATGATCAACAACCCACGTCCTACTCGTGCGGAAGCAGGCGACGTTGCTAACGCGGTAATGGACGGTACTGACGCAGTAATGCTTTCTGGTGAAACGGCGAAAGGTAAATACCCTGTTGAAGCGGTAACTATCATGGCTCAAATCGCGAACCGTACTGACTCAGCGCTAAAAGCTGAACTAGGTTCTCGTCTAGACAGCCCACGCCTACGCATCACTGAAGCAGTATGTAAAGGTGCAGTAGACACAGCTGAGAAACTAGCTGCTCCACTTATCGTTGTTGCAACTGAAGGCGGTAAGTCTGCACGTTCAGTACGTAAGTACTTCCCAACTGCAAACATTCTAGCGCTAACAACTAACAAGAAAACTGCTGCACAGCTAGTTCTAACTAAAGGTGTTACTCCTGTAGTTGTTGATTCAATCGAAAGCACTGACGCATTCTACGTAGCGGGTAAAGAACTTGCTCTAGAATCAGGTCTAGGTAACAAAGGCGATATCGTTGTTATGGTTTCTGGCGCTCTAGTTGCTTCAGGTACTACGAACACAGCTTCTGTACACGTGCTATAA
- a CDS encoding DeoR/GlpR family DNA-binding transcription regulator translates to MSKRNTQLRRHAISNLVSELGEVSVDELAQKFETSEVTIRKDLASLEKNGQLLRRYGGAIAIPKEVIHEELGANVSTRKLSLAKAAASLIRDHNRIVIDSGSTTAALIQQLNDKRGLVVMTNSLHVANALNELESEPTLLMTGGTWDTHSESFQGKVAESVLRAYDFDQLFIGADGIDLERGTTTFNELVGLSKVMAEASREVIVMIESEKIGRKIPNLELAWHQVDVLVTDADIQAEHKVQIEQHGVKVICA, encoded by the coding sequence ATGTCGAAACGAAATACTCAATTAAGAAGACACGCCATATCTAACTTGGTTTCTGAACTAGGAGAAGTCAGCGTTGATGAACTTGCTCAGAAATTCGAAACCTCAGAGGTCACGATTAGAAAGGATTTAGCTTCTTTAGAGAAAAACGGCCAACTTCTACGCCGCTATGGCGGTGCGATTGCTATCCCAAAGGAAGTCATTCACGAAGAATTGGGCGCTAATGTTTCGACTCGAAAGTTAAGCTTAGCAAAAGCAGCAGCATCATTGATTCGCGATCATAATCGCATCGTGATCGACAGTGGCAGCACGACTGCCGCGCTGATTCAACAGTTGAATGACAAACGTGGCTTAGTGGTCATGACCAACTCGTTGCATGTTGCTAACGCCCTAAATGAATTAGAGAGCGAACCGACACTGCTGATGACTGGCGGTACTTGGGATACGCACTCAGAGTCCTTTCAAGGCAAAGTGGCCGAATCTGTATTACGAGCTTACGACTTTGACCAACTATTCATCGGTGCGGATGGCATCGATCTCGAGCGTGGAACCACGACATTTAATGAGTTGGTTGGCTTAAGTAAGGTAATGGCAGAAGCGTCACGTGAAGTGATCGTAATGATCGAGTCCGAAAAAATCGGCCGTAAGATCCCAAACTTAGAGCTCGCTTGGCATCAAGTTGATGTGTTGGTGACCGATGCAGATATCCAAGCAGAGCATAAAGTACAGATTGAACAACATGGCGTGAAAGTCATTTGCGCCTAA
- the glmS gene encoding glutamine--fructose-6-phosphate transaminase (isomerizing) produces the protein MCGIVGAVAQRDVAEILVEGLRRLEYRGYDSAGVAVVDGESNLTRVRRLGKVQELADAVEEAKVIGGTGIAHTRWATHGEPSEINAHPHMSGDIAVVHNGIIENHEELRELLQSRGYVFESQTDTEVIAHMVEWELRTSETLLEAVQKTAKQLEGAYGTVALDSKDPSRIVVARSGSPIVIGFGVGENFLASDQLALLNVTRRFMYLEEGDVAEITRREVTVFDATGELVEREIVESNAEHDAGDKGQYRHFMQKEIYEQPKALINTMEGRITSDSVVTDAIGVHAADILSKVEHVQIVACGTSYNAGMTARYWFEDIAGVSCDVEIASEFRYRKFVTRPNSLLITLSQSGETADTLAALRLAKEKGYMAAMTICNVAGSSLVRESDFAFMTRAGVEIGVASTKAFTTQLSALLMLVTALGKEQGRISKEKEKEIVEALHALPKQINAALSFEKEIEALATDFADKHHTLFLGRGEFYPIAMEASLKLKEISYIHAEAYAAGELKHGPLALIDADMPVVVVAPSNDLLEKLKSNVEEVRARGGLLYVFADADAGFEGDETMKIITMPHVSEITAAIYYTIPMQLLSYYVALIKGTDVDQPRNLAKAVTVE, from the coding sequence ATGTGTGGAATCGTAGGTGCAGTAGCACAACGAGATGTTGCAGAAATTTTGGTTGAAGGTCTACGCCGCTTAGAGTACCGCGGTTACGACTCTGCTGGCGTTGCGGTTGTTGATGGCGAATCAAACCTAACGCGCGTTCGTCGCTTGGGTAAAGTACAAGAATTGGCTGATGCAGTAGAAGAAGCAAAAGTGATCGGCGGAACTGGCATTGCGCACACTCGTTGGGCGACGCACGGTGAACCTTCTGAAATCAATGCTCACCCACACATGTCTGGTGATATCGCAGTGGTACATAACGGCATCATCGAAAACCATGAAGAGCTGCGTGAGTTGCTTCAATCTCGTGGCTATGTGTTTGAATCGCAAACGGATACAGAAGTTATCGCACACATGGTTGAGTGGGAACTTCGTACTTCAGAAACGCTATTAGAAGCGGTACAAAAAACAGCAAAACAACTTGAAGGCGCATACGGCACGGTAGCGTTGGATAGCAAAGATCCTTCACGCATCGTAGTAGCGCGTTCAGGCAGCCCGATCGTGATCGGTTTTGGTGTAGGTGAAAACTTCCTAGCGTCTGACCAACTTGCATTACTTAACGTTACGCGCCGTTTCATGTACCTAGAAGAAGGTGACGTAGCAGAAATTACTCGCCGTGAAGTCACTGTGTTTGATGCAACGGGTGAGCTAGTTGAGCGTGAAATTGTTGAATCTAATGCAGAGCATGATGCAGGTGATAAAGGCCAATACCGTCACTTCATGCAAAAAGAAATCTATGAGCAACCTAAAGCGTTGATCAACACAATGGAAGGTCGTATCACGTCAGATTCTGTTGTGACAGACGCGATCGGTGTGCACGCGGCAGACATTCTAAGCAAAGTAGAACACGTACAAATCGTGGCGTGTGGTACGTCTTACAACGCAGGTATGACGGCACGTTACTGGTTTGAAGACATTGCAGGTGTTAGCTGTGATGTAGAAATTGCGTCTGAATTCCGTTACCGCAAGTTTGTGACTCGCCCAAACAGCCTATTGATCACGTTGTCTCAGTCTGGTGAAACCGCTGATACCCTAGCAGCACTTCGCCTAGCAAAAGAGAAAGGTTACATGGCAGCGATGACCATTTGTAACGTAGCTGGCTCTTCTCTGGTTCGTGAATCAGATTTTGCGTTCATGACTCGCGCTGGTGTTGAAATCGGTGTGGCTTCAACCAAAGCGTTCACGACTCAACTTTCTGCACTACTTATGCTGGTAACGGCACTAGGTAAAGAGCAAGGCCGCATCAGCAAAGAGAAAGAAAAAGAGATTGTTGAAGCGCTGCATGCACTTCCTAAGCAAATAAACGCGGCACTTTCTTTCGAGAAAGAAATTGAAGCACTAGCAACGGATTTTGCAGACAAGCACCACACATTGTTCCTAGGCCGTGGCGAGTTCTACCCAATCGCGATGGAAGCGTCTCTAAAACTGAAAGAGATCTCTTACATCCACGCAGAAGCGTACGCGGCGGGTGAACTAAAACACGGTCCTCTGGCTCTAATTGATGCTGACATGCCAGTTGTTGTGGTTGCACCAAGCAACGACCTACTTGAAAAGCTAAAATCAAACGTTGAAGAAGTGCGTGCGCGTGGCGGCCTTCTATACGTATTCGCAGATGCAGACGCAGGCTTCGAAGGCGATGAGACAATGAAGATCATCACTATGCCTCACGTTAGTGAAATCACGGCGGCGATCTACTACACCATCCCAATGCAGTTGCTGTCTTACTACGTAGCACTGATCAAAGGTACGGACGTAGACCAACCACGTAACCTAGCGAAAGCGGTAACGGTTGAGTAA
- a CDS encoding glycerol dehydrogenase — translation MDKIIISPSKYVQGEQVLTSIAHYVKTLGERPLVIADEFVTNLVGDDVKQSFADEKLPLAMNIFGGECSRVEIERITDICATQKHDVIVGIGGGKTLDTAKAVAFYTKIPVVVVPTIASTDAPTSALAVIYTPEGEFAEYLMIPKNPDMVIMDTSVIAKAPVRLLVSGMGDALSTYFEARANMTSGKATMAGGLATRSAQALAKLCYETLLEDGVKAKAAVENGVSTKAVENIIEANTYLSGIGFESSGLAGAHAIHNGLTKLEECHHLYHGEKVAFGTLVQLVLENAAMEEINTVLAFCRSVGLPTNLFDMGVKELNHAKLREVAEASTAEGETIHNMPFPVTAENVYSAILTAHQLGQ, via the coding sequence ATGGACAAAATTATTATCAGCCCAAGCAAATACGTCCAAGGTGAACAAGTACTTACATCTATCGCTCACTATGTGAAAACATTGGGTGAACGTCCGTTAGTAATTGCCGATGAGTTCGTGACTAACCTGGTTGGTGATGACGTCAAACAAAGTTTTGCTGACGAAAAGCTTCCACTCGCTATGAACATTTTTGGTGGCGAATGTTCACGCGTTGAGATTGAACGCATCACGGACATTTGTGCCACTCAGAAACACGATGTCATTGTCGGTATTGGTGGTGGTAAAACGTTAGATACAGCAAAGGCTGTTGCGTTTTACACAAAAATTCCTGTCGTGGTGGTTCCTACGATTGCCTCGACTGATGCGCCAACCTCAGCGCTTGCGGTGATATACACACCTGAAGGTGAATTTGCAGAATATTTGATGATCCCTAAAAACCCAGACATGGTCATCATGGATACGTCAGTCATCGCCAAAGCCCCTGTTCGCTTACTTGTATCGGGGATGGGCGACGCGCTTTCCACCTACTTTGAAGCTCGTGCCAACATGACTTCTGGTAAGGCAACAATGGCTGGTGGGTTAGCGACGCGTTCAGCACAAGCGCTTGCGAAACTTTGCTATGAAACCTTGCTTGAAGATGGTGTAAAAGCAAAAGCTGCAGTAGAAAATGGTGTGAGCACCAAAGCGGTAGAAAACATTATTGAAGCCAATACATACCTTAGCGGTATCGGTTTTGAAAGCAGTGGTCTAGCGGGTGCTCACGCTATTCATAACGGCCTAACTAAGCTTGAAGAGTGTCATCATCTCTATCATGGTGAGAAAGTCGCGTTCGGCACACTAGTTCAGCTGGTACTAGAAAACGCAGCGATGGAAGAGATTAATACGGTTCTTGCATTCTGCCGCTCTGTAGGTCTACCAACCAACTTATTTGATATGGGCGTTAAAGAGCTTAACCACGCTAAGTTGCGCGAGGTCGCCGAAGCCTCAACGGCCGAGGGAGAAACCATCCACAATATGCCATTCCCAGTGACGGCAGAAAATGTCTACTCTGCAATTCTAACCGCTCACCAGTTGGGTCAATAA
- the dhaK gene encoding dihydroxyacetone kinase subunit DhaK yields the protein MKKLINQVDDVVLQQMEGLALSRPELKANYEPRYMWHEETPGQVALVSGGGCGHEPLHAGFIGKGMLTGACPGEVFTSPTPDQMYECGNQVNTGEGVLFIIKNYTGDVLNFETAVELLHTDGIKVGSVLVDDDVAVKDSLYTAGRRGVAGTVLVEKLVGAAASKGYSLEQCEALARRVNNHCRSFGVALNACVVPAAGKPSFVLEDDEVEFGVGIHGEPGIKRVKYTDVDTLVDEMFAEVAENTPYQRTLHIWNRDEGEWDEVESSIEPFAAEHDYIVMVNGMGGTPTSELYGVYRRLAHNCEQAGFRIVRNMVGNFCTSLDMEGVSITLLKADKEMLELFDAPVDTAAIKW from the coding sequence ATGAAAAAGTTAATTAACCAAGTTGATGATGTTGTATTGCAGCAAATGGAAGGTCTGGCTTTATCTCGCCCAGAGCTAAAAGCGAACTACGAACCTCGTTACATGTGGCACGAGGAAACACCGGGGCAAGTGGCACTGGTTTCTGGTGGTGGCTGTGGTCATGAACCTTTGCACGCAGGTTTTATTGGTAAAGGCATGCTGACAGGCGCCTGCCCTGGAGAGGTATTTACTTCACCAACGCCAGATCAAATGTACGAATGTGGCAACCAAGTGAATACTGGTGAAGGCGTGCTATTTATCATTAAAAACTACACCGGAGACGTGTTGAACTTTGAAACGGCTGTGGAGCTGCTTCATACCGATGGCATCAAAGTTGGGTCGGTGTTGGTGGATGACGATGTTGCAGTCAAAGACAGCCTGTATACCGCTGGTCGCCGTGGCGTAGCTGGAACGGTATTGGTTGAAAAGTTAGTTGGGGCTGCCGCGAGCAAAGGTTATTCGTTGGAGCAATGTGAAGCACTGGCTCGTCGCGTTAATAATCACTGTCGTTCATTTGGCGTGGCGCTTAATGCTTGTGTTGTACCCGCAGCAGGTAAACCATCTTTTGTTCTGGAAGATGATGAAGTGGAGTTTGGTGTTGGTATCCATGGTGAACCAGGTATCAAGCGAGTGAAATACACCGATGTCGATACGTTAGTGGATGAAATGTTTGCTGAAGTTGCTGAAAACACACCTTATCAGCGCACATTGCATATTTGGAATCGTGACGAAGGTGAATGGGATGAAGTGGAATCCAGCATTGAGCCTTTCGCCGCTGAACACGACTACATCGTGATGGTGAATGGTATGGGTGGTACGCCAACTTCAGAGCTTTACGGAGTGTACCGCCGTCTGGCTCATAACTGCGAGCAAGCAGGGTTCCGTATCGTGCGTAATATGGTTGGTAACTTCTGTACGTCACTCGATATGGAAGGCGTTTCGATTACGTTGTTGAAGGCAGATAAAGAGATGTTGGAGCTGTTCGATGCTCCTGTCGATACGGCCGCGATCAAGTGGTAA
- the dhaL gene encoding dihydroxyacetone kinase subunit DhaL, which translates to MQIEKQHIVHWLELCAKTYQENQDFLTDLDRDIGDADHGLNMNRGFKKVAEKLPQFADQNIGSILKNTGMTLLSSVGGASGPLYGTLFIRTAAAVGTREQLTFEELVDALKSGVDGVVSRGKAELGDKTMCDVWLPVLVSVKASLENGMSADHLLNEMVELAETNAVATIEMLAKKGRASYLGERSIGHQDPGATSSLLMIKALQQAIAGN; encoded by the coding sequence ATGCAAATTGAAAAACAACATATCGTTCACTGGCTAGAGTTATGTGCAAAAACGTATCAAGAGAATCAAGATTTTCTGACCGACCTTGATCGTGATATTGGTGACGCAGACCATGGTCTCAATATGAACCGTGGCTTTAAAAAAGTTGCTGAAAAACTGCCGCAATTTGCGGACCAAAATATCGGCAGCATTCTCAAGAATACGGGCATGACCTTACTTTCTAGTGTTGGTGGGGCAAGTGGCCCGCTGTATGGCACGCTGTTTATTCGCACGGCTGCCGCTGTCGGAACCCGAGAGCAACTAACGTTTGAAGAGTTGGTCGATGCACTAAAAAGCGGTGTGGATGGCGTGGTGTCTCGTGGTAAAGCGGAACTGGGTGATAAAACCATGTGTGATGTTTGGTTACCCGTTTTAGTTAGCGTGAAGGCGTCGTTAGAAAATGGCATGAGCGCCGATCACTTACTTAATGAAATGGTTGAGCTAGCAGAAACGAACGCGGTTGCCACGATTGAAATGTTGGCGAAAAAAGGGCGAGCAAGCTATTTAGGTGAACGCAGTATTGGTCACCAAGATCCCGGTGCAACCTCTTCTTTGTTAATGATTAAAGCACTACAGCAGGCAATAGCAGGTAATTAA